ATAGGCCAATTCAGAACAAGGGTTGGCATTAACACTCTAAAGGAGACATCCCTCCTGTATATCAATAAAACATAGAAGAGCCAGGACTGGAGCACAGGAAGGATGAGCCTTCTACCTCAAGCTCATTCCAGGACTGTAGAGAAACCAAGCAGTCTGACATGGTAGCTGGGCTAAAGCTACAACAGACAAATTTGTCATTAGGTAGAGTACTACAACAGTATCTCCTCAAAAGGATTTGGCAAAATAAAATCACCATGGTGACATGACATCAGCCTACCAATCACAACAGAGTCCAGACATTGTTCACTCAAACCTTGTACAAACACACCGTATGAACTGTGGGAGCATCACATATTTTCTCACATGTTGGCCTAGTCTGTGAGGTTTGGGAAAATATCAAGAAAATCTCTATATAAGGACCATATCAGACTGAGCTTGTCTGGCCTAGCAACAGACCAtcataacagaaatacctttccAAGAAGAGTACATTCACCGCAATGCTGTAAAAGCTTTTAATGGAGACAGTCTCTGAGTTAAAAGAGTactttaactttttttttaaggAAGAAGCTATAATCCAGTCAGGTAAAAACTGTGCAATTGAATGTGTCGAAACTACAGATAGTATTTTTCTTTGCAGcccatctctgtttctctattcTCCTCATGGACTCCACATTAGTCAGGCAGAGAGGTATAATGTAACGGGAAGGAAGGTGAGCGTAATTGCATATTAGCAGCAGCACACTCGACTGCGCGGGAGGTGACTGCGCTAACGAATCGAGAGGAGTTATTATTAATCACCAATTAATACAAATCAGGCTAGAAATCGCACTCAGTCTACAGTACGCATGGCTTCCTTTTGTTTCCAATGGCTGATCTGGGCTGGTCAGAGTGAGGCTGGTCTGTTCTCTTATTTATTTCATAACATTGATCGAGTTCCTGTtgctgtggtatgttgtgttGACTATTGGCTTTTAGAGTCTGATCCAACCCCCTAGGATTGAAATGAGAAGCCTGTTCCACTATGTTAGTTAACAGATTACATGTGTATGTGCTTTAGGAATGAGATTAATTCATTGCAGAGCACATGTTATTGTTATACTGTCTGGTGGTAATAACAAGAAAACACTAAAAACCATCCTATTTCTTTACGCAACATGAAAAGAAATGTCCTTTAATGgagtagtgagtgagtgtgttaccACTAGTAAAGAGAATGACAGAGACAGCCTAATCAACACACCATTGTCCAAACTGCTCCAGGGACCCACAACCAGGAGGAAAGGGATCATTTGAAGCCCTTTAGAAGGCAATGAAACAAGCCTTTTAGCCTCAACTACAGCTATACTTCTCTATTTACTCTATCATCACTAAAACCCAAACACAGTAAGGGTTGCCAGATTGGTGGATCATATAAAAAACTAAACAACAAGCCTTTTAGCCTCTGAAAACAGCTATTCTTCCTGCTTTACTACATCACTAAAAGCCAAACACAGTTAGGGTTGCCAGATTGCTGGTTAGTATGAAAAACGGTGtcagagagtcagggagggagagataacagAGACAGAGGTTGAATCTGGAGGAGGGCTAGAGGCCTCATGctcctcaccctcttctctccAGCTCTGTAACGGCCCACAGTGACCTGCTTCACACAGAGCGGCCAGCTGTACACCAAATGTGCCTTTCCCTCTCCGCCCCGAACCTCGTACCCTACCCCTCCtgtgccccccaccccctccaccccccgcCCAAGCTGACCAGGCCACTGGCTCCGCTCTGTGAGAGGGAGGAGGCTCCTCCCTGAATTGGCTGCAGGCTCAGCGTTGTCCTGTCACCAGCCCAAAAAACGGTAGAGGTGACCCCAAAACCACTTTCTGGAATGTCCTACCCTGCTGCCTAGGGTTTGTTTGTTTATGATTGTCCTTCTGAGCCTTGCCACCTTGGCTGGAGTAGCTTGGACTGGACTAGTATAAAAATATATGATCAGAGTGGACACCAAAATTGTGAAAATGTGAGACCCTTCTTCACCTTTTAAGCACCACGCTCACTGCCCATGATTTTAAAAGGTGTCATTGGTCACTGAAATCCACAGAGGGATATTTGAGACAGTAGGATAAATGGGTCAAaagtcacccccccccccatgagTTCACGGTGAGGTCAAAGTGAAGGGCTGTGGAGAGGTTATGTCCCGTTGGTTTAAACCCAACAGGCTTAACTGACATATGAAGGAGCTTCAAAGGCAAAcagttaaaaaaaacaataactTGAGCAAACAAACAACCCAtctagagcagggatgggcaatttTGATGGTGGTGGGGCCCAAGAAAAATCTTAACTCATCATGAAGGGCCGCGGTGTCTCGCAGGtctgcatacccacatccatacacacacgtAGTCAGAGCTGGCTCTAGCCTTTTGGTGGGCCTGAGCAACACATTTTATCGTCCCCTTGACAGCagagagaaaacatttttttaactgCGGGCCTACAAAAGGGGGTCACGCGCTGACCGCCAGTTACCCATCCCTGATCTAGAGTGCTTGTCTCATTCAACCCAAACAGATGACGATTGACACAAATGTGTTGTATCTGTGTGGAGGATGAAGAATTCAGaatgccttaatcaacatcctgCACAAAGAAAGATACAAATGAGGGAATTGATAGtcgacaaccacaacaactgaAAGCAGTATAAATCTGTTTGTCGGGCACCCTCAATTCTGTAAGTGCACCATGCCAAAAAAAACTGTAAACCAAAGAGTGGCCAGCTGTCTTCTGGCCTGCTATTAAATTGCTCCTTGGATGGTGGCAATATCATTTTTTTCTCGATAGGAGTATCACACCAGGTCCCCAAACAGAGCGACCAGCTGTACAGCAAATGTGTACTGATCCATCTGGGCCCTAGCAGGTTGCAGCCTCCATCTTAAGACACTTGGGTCTGTTTCCAGCGCTTGGCCAGAGCTGgtctagcctggttaaaccagactgaacacAGAGGCAACATTGTGAACACAGTGTTGAGTCTGGTTCAACCAGGCTAGGGCTGGTATGCAGTGTACTGTCCTCCTTCATTCACACCCATagccacctccctccttccctccctcccttccacttcCAAATGATCATGCTAAATGTTGAGAAGCAATGCACGAGAGCTGTGCTTTCTGTCGTCATGCGAGCATAATATCCATGCATCAAAATGTGCTGGCAGACATACAAACAAGGCCACAAGCTAGCTAGCTCTTTGGTTAGGAAAGCggggaggaaggggagacagAGTGCACTTGGTTTACGGTCAGAGATGATTGTATTACAAAGACAGACAGCTGAGATGGACTTCTCGGGTTCTGTTGTTCCATACACTTAGCGACAGCGTTATGTCACGCCACATCACTATATATAGTTATCAGTGTGAAGCAAAACCAGTGTGGAGTGGGGTAGGAGTGGAGCAGGGCATGGGTTGAAAATAACACCCCTGTGAATCCAGCTCCTGCTCCATTACCTAGGCTAATAACGCTGAGAGCTGAGCAGAGATGACCCGAGCCCCGTTTCCCCTCTCTAGTGCAGATGGCCATTAAAGTGAGAAAGTGTCCCTTTttcagggagaaagagatggtaTTTAGAGCTTTTTCCAAATGggggtatttcagttttttggaGGGGGAATGAGGGTATTTCAGCTAAATTGGGTTTGTGGTAATTACAGCCTGCTCCAGGTTTAACCCTCCCATTGTCGGAGAGGGAAAGCAGAAAGAGAAATGCCTCAGCATATAAAACCAACCAATGTCAACTCTGAACAATGTTTGTGTAATAACATAACTATAGGCAAATAACAAATaatgacaaaaaaattacaatgaCTTTTATCGATTATATCTATTTCTTTTTAATCTATTTGAAGTATATACTTTCTTGAACAAAATGCATTCGATCAATCAATAATTGATTTTGATCCATTGCACATTTGTATTTATTCCGAATAAAGTCATTTCAGATTTGGTTTTCTGAAACCATTCTAACATTATGGGGGAATAGCatgcctgtctgtgtggctgAAAGACTTAAAGTAACCAGTAGGGGGAGGTGTTTTGAGAGGACTAGCGCCAGCATGGTGATGTATTAGGCACCCCCAGTAAAGTGTAGAGAGAGCAGATCAGATGAATACAAACCAACCACACACATAGCTACacactttctcacacacacaacacacacacacacacacacacacacacacacacacacacacacacacacacacacacacacacacacacacacagctcacacacacacagctcaaaatCAGAAATCACATGCCTGTGATTGTTTATGCACAAACAGTGTGTTCCTGATAGAATTGCCCACCGGTCCTTATAGAATTGCCCACCGTGTTTAAATTCACCTGCGCCTAGGAGCGCGTCCCAAACAGAGAGGCGGGTTGGTTCCAGATCAATGAGTCTCTCTCCCACTGAAGACAACAGATAATGCAGTGTAATGAAAGAGACGCCAAACGagttgaataaatgaatgaataaagGAAGGTGAGACTGGAATTCAGACGCCTACTTACTGCAGGCAAGAAAGAAAGAAGCCTGGGTAGTGAATTGTGTTTTCTCTGCAAATGATTATACCTGCATACAAATGAAAGCCAAAAGTAAAGACATTTGAGAATTATAGAACAGGAGAGGGTATGCTCTTTGTGTTTTAATTAAGCATTCAGAATATTAATGTGCTGAATAACATTTGAATAAAGGGTTTTATCTAGATTCTTGTTCGATGAACTTAGTCTACATGCATCAAATTGTACTACATTGttgttttcatacatttcatACAGGATCAGGCATTTCAGCATTGACAGACAAGAATGTCTGAAAATCAAAAGCAGGCTCACACAATGTTCATGCATCCCAGAGGCTTTCATCACAAATTCACAAGGTATAAAAATAGAAGATTTTATATTCTATAGTTATGCTTACAGTGATTATTTTTGTTACAACAAAGGGTGTATTTAGTACTGCAATCTGGGGAGAGTGTGAAAGATTTAAAGCCAAATATGAAACAatatgctctggataagagcgtctgcaaaATGAACAAAATGGAGTGTAAATGGAATATCTTCGGGAAATATGTTGAATAATTAACAACATATCAACAGATATTCCTTTGTATGACTACATTAGACAGTACCTCAAAACAAGTGACCATAAACATGGAGAGAAATATGAAATGAGTCACCTCTCCTACCTAGCATGTGATTGGCCACGTGGACCTGGATGTCCCATTCGCTGTAGAAGACCATCTGACACTTGATGCACTGGTAGGTCTTCTTCTGAGCAAGAGACCAGGAGGAAAAGACAACACAAGGACACAGGGTTTTATACTGTGTCAATGTCACATTCTTACTGAGCACTCTGAGTAGTTCTGAGCAGTTCTTTGGCTACAAATCCGAAACTAATTTGTATACTCTGTGATTAATTAACAAGCTCACTGGACAACCATAAAACTCTGGTACTTTTCTAATTTGGTAATTTTATAAGATATGTTTTATCATACAGGGGCGGTTTCCCTGACACAGATGAAGCCTAGTCCAGGAATAAAAAGCATGGCCAATAAAGAATCTCCATTAAAATAGCTTTTTAGTGTAGGACTAGGTTGAATCTCTCTCAGGGAAACCGGCaccttttgtttatttatttacatgtATTAAAGTCCCTTACCTCCTCAGTCTGTGAGGGGCTTGCCCTGGGCATGGGGGAGATCTGTGGGGTCCTGAGCTGCCCACTGTTGCAGTCCACTCCCTGCTCCCTGTGCACCGTCTGGGCGTGGTTCTGCAGCTCCGCCTCTGACTCAAACTTCACATTGCAGCTGGTACACCGAGTCTTGGCGGCGCttgaggagatagaggaggaggacgaTGACGATGAATGGGCCAGCTTGCCTTTCCCCTCCCCGGGGCTGAGACTCTCCATATGAGCGGTCCATGCTGCTGCAGGCATGGCTGGGGTTgtggctcctccccctccctgctgCTGCCTGCCTCCGTTCATTACCTTGGGGCTGGAGCTCTTTGAGCCAGCGGCACTGACACACGCGGCACACAGCCCGTACGGCAGCCCGTTGATGTCTAGCTTCACCAGGTCAGATTTGGACCGGAACTCCTTCAGGCACGAGGCACACTTGAAGAGCTTCTGGTTTacttggtggtgttgttggtgatgatggtgattgTGGGAAGCCAGATTGGTGGTGCGGCCGATGGGGTGGTTGGTGGACATTGTGCCAGTCTTCTGCATGTGGAAGGTCCCGTGAATCTTGAGCTCCAGGGTGGAGGTGACGGTCTGCATGCACACCACACACCGGAAGCCCGTCAGGGAGTTCCTCAGGTCTGGGTGCATCTGGCAGTGCTCCATGAAGTCCTCCTCGCTCTGCAGGGGCATCTTGCAGATTCGGCAGCTGCCTGTGTCTAGGCTCTTGCTGTGGGTGACCTTGTGCTCGGTCAGTGTGAGCAGCGAGGGGAAACGCTCTCCGCAGATGGGACACATGTAGTGCTTGACGGGGCCCAGGTGGGTTTGCATGTGTTCCCTCAGACCTGCCTCTGAGAAGAAGGTGCGTTGGCAAACGTTACACTTGTGGGTGCCCTTGATCATGTCTGACTTCCTCTTCGCCATGGCGCTCTCGCCCGGGCGGATGTTGTGGTCTCGGAGTTGGTGGTTGGTGAGGAGGGAGTCCATTGTGTACGATGCCCCGCAGATGTCGCACCCGAACAAGGGGTCAGCGGTGtccacctcctcctcactccCATCATGGTTGTTTGGGGACTCCAACACGCCCCCTGATCCTGCCACCCCTACACCATGGCTGTTGGTCAACAGACCCTGTAGTTCTGCGTCATCCTTGGTCGCTGGGTGGTGGTCCACTCCTCCGGTGGTCGATCCATTGGCGCCACAGTTCTGGGCCTTTCCCTCAAACACACAGTGCTTCTCCCTCAGGTGTTTCTCCAGAAGTACGATGGCTTGGAAGGCTTTGCTGCAGAAGCGGCAGTTATACTTCTTGCTGTGGGTGGTGATGTGGCACTGCAGCTCCACCTCCGTGCCGAAGGACTCCCCGCAGAAGATGCAGCGGTGGGCCCGGCCCTGGTTCTCCAGGTGGCTGTGCTTGACATGCAGCTGCAGGTCGGCCTCGTGCCTGAAGTCCCAGTTACATGAGGTACAGCGGTACACCTTTTTCTCGTTGCTGTGCTTGACGGCCAGGTGGAGCTGAGTGGACACCTTGGAGTCAAACACTTCCTGGCACAGGGTGCAGCGGAAGAACACGAACGTGTGCATTTCCAGCAGGTGTTTCTGCAGGTCGTCCACTGAGGTGAACTGCTTGTCGCAGCTCTCGCAGATGTAGTAGGTAGAGGTGATGGTGAAGTGGACTGTCACATGCTTCAGCAGGGACTCCTGGTTGGGGAAGTCCTTGCTGCACTGGGGGCAGGTGAGCTGGGGCTGTATCCCGTCCAGGTGAGTTTTCAGGTGGGTCTGGAACAGGTCCAGGCTGGTGTACTTGGCCCCACACTGGTTGCAGATGAACTCGCTAATGCCACGATTGCCACGAGAGGAGGAACCATGAAGGAAAGATTGATCAATCGATATGGGTGAGGAAGGGCTGAGGGTCCGCAGAGACTTCTTTCCATTGTTGATGTAGTTCAGTGCCAGCGGAATGTTCTTGTGGTTTTCTTTGATGTGCTTGTTCAGCTTCAGAACGCTGTTGAAGATTGGCGAGTTGGTGCAGTAGGAGCAGGAGTACACCTCCATGACGGGCTCCTTGGGGGTCACCGCCAGGGGGGAGTCGAAACGCAGGCTGCCTGCCTCGCAGTGGGTCTGACGGACGTGCTCCTCCAGCGTGGCTTCGGTCAGGAACCCCATAAAGCACTGGGGACAGAAGAAGGCATTGCTCTCCTTGGCCACAGGGCTGGGGAAGCTGTGGGAGCAGCGGATGTGTTCTTGAAGAGCGTTGAGGTTGCTCAGCACCTCAGTGCAGAAGTTACACTGGAGCAAGGCGTCGGGCAGGCTGGCCACCAGGGCGGCATGGTCCTCGGCATTGTGCACCTGCTTTAGGTGCTCACTCAGGTTAAACAGGGAGGGCAGCAACTCCAGGCAGaactgacaggtgtgtgcctgctCAGGTTTGTCAAGGTGCATGGTCCGCAGGTGTATCTGAAGTACGGCCAGGCTATTGAACACCTGCTTGTTGCAGTAGATACAGCTGTAGGAGATCTTGGGCTGCTTGGAGGAGCGTCCCCCGACGTCATGTGAGGTGTGCTGGGcagccctcttcctcctcccccggGTCTTGGGCACAGGTGGGGCGGCCTCCACCATGGTGGAGCTGTCGACGGAGAGGTTGGAGTCCGGGGTGGTGCTGGAGACGGAGGTGTAGCCCACAGTGAGCAGGGAAGGGCTGTTGCTGTGGTTACTGGACTCAGGGAGTTGGTGGATGTCCATGTGGGCATAGAGGTCCTCCACGGAGAGGAAGTGCTCGGAGCAGACGGCGCAGCAGTGACCTTTGCGGTCATGGCTGTGGGCCTGGTCAATGTGGGTCAGCAGGATGCCCTCATCGCTGAAGGGCTCGTGGCAGTAGATGCACTGCAGGGCACCGCACAGGCCCCCGTCCTCTGATGGAGAGCACTCAGGGTGGCACTCAGCGATGTGCCTCTGCAACTCCTCAGGGACGTCAAAGCCCTCCTCACAGCGGCTGCACTTCCTTGTCTCCTTCAGCTTCCATTCCTCCTTGGAGAATCCACTGCCTGTCCCCCTGCTGCTGCTGTCTTTGCCCCGCTCGTGTACCTGCATATGTCCGTggagggagctggaggagaggaagCCCCGGCGGCACACAGGGCACTTGTGGGGCTTGTTGGAGGCGTGGGTCTTCATATGGATCTTGAGGTGGTCGCTGCGTGAGAAGGCCGAGTCGCATTCGCCACAATGATATTTCTTGTCGCCGGTGTGCAGCTTGACATGCCGGTCGCGGCTACGCTTGTGCTTGAACAGGCGGCTGCAGAAGGTGCAACTGAAGGGGAGCTTGTCACCGTGGCTCTGCTCGTGGCGCTTGAGGAAGCTCAGGCGGCTAAAGGACTTGTCACAGAACTGGCACGGGTACGGTAGGCCGGGGCCCCCTTCATCCTCACCAAAATCATAGTCTTCGCAGTGGCCAGGGGAAGTCTGGTCTTTACTGGATGGAGATGATGCAGGCCAAGAACAGGATGGGTCATCATCGAGATCAACACCGTCTGTACATAGATACAGGtacatagagagagaagagagagagagagagagcagagggggagagagatggagagagaggtaagagaaagTGGGGaacaagagggagagggagagagaggtgttttgTCAGATTGCATTAGGAACTCATTTGTCTCAGCTCTGTTAAATAGTACAGGTTGGCTGCTGTGGCATTAGTCATTATGGTAATTGCAAGGTAGCTAAGTATGAGTTTACATTCCTTTGTTACTTTGACATTTTTTCTCTTGTTACTGCATTATGCTTGCCTCTCACAGGAAACAATGCCTCATCTTAGGAGTTATCTAAAATGGTACATTTCAACCTGCTACTTAAAGTATAATTACAGGTAAGGAAAGAAAAATGAAAGCGCTTTTACCACAATTAACCTTGTATGGGGCCATGTAATGACTTAGCCCACCGTGACTCACAATGCAAACTCTCTGACATTTAAACCCCAACACAAGGCAATGGGGAGCTTCAAGATGTAAGCCCCACATGAGGTAAATTAGGACATGTTTATTATTCTTTAGCAATTACCTGAATAGCTTCTATGAAATAATAGGCTTTAAAATGACCTTACGTCAACGGAGACAAGAAAACAAAAGTCAAAAGGGAGATTTGAAACAAAGACAGAAATGGACACATATTGTACATAAATATGCAAAAACAACACTCGTCTCAACCGCAAAATGAGCAACTTTTTAAGAGAAACGCAGTTTGTTCTGACCATTAATCTGTTCTAGATATTAGATTATAGAATATTGGCTGAGCAGAGTGAGTGCTGGCTAAACTGAGCCATAAGGCAGCCGGTGCTGGATAGATAAGGTGTGCCAGGGGGCACTGTGAAGGGTTAAggtgaggtcagagagagagtgatgggggaagCGTGGGGGAGGATAAATACCTCACCCAAGGACAAGCAGGTGCAGTGAATGATCTGGGGACATCAGAACAACTGCCAATGTGCCCTCGCTTTTATCGTTATCACAATCAGCTATTCGTTGACATTCCAATGTTGCGTAACACAGCACACAGTGTGATATAAACACCAGTTTCCAGGATGTTCAAAAGTTGACAGACCACTTCTTCCCTCCACCCAATTCTAAGTGCTGTGCACTTCTTTACTTGAATAAAACCACGTAATCTCACCCCTTCAGAAAAAAATCCCAAGTCAAAAGGTCAAAACCTGCATTGGAACGGGAAAAACAAGAGGAAACTGCACAGATGTATTTGACTTATTTATTTATGGGACGGCTGGGGGAAAAGCATAAAGCCTCCATCATTCCAGAATCCAACCTTCCCCTTCACCATGTTATCTTTCAGCTGACAcatactgtaagtctctctctccctctctctcgttctgttgTTTTTGATGGGGAAAGAGATCTGCCTTTCGTCAGGATAACATACCATCACTGAGCACTTACAGGCGTCATCAGGGCCTATCTTCAGGAAACAGATGGGGTCAGAGGTTATTCCCCTGCCCCCCACAGCCCACTTTACACAAGCTCTCACTCAAGGAGCAGGCAGAAAACCAAAGCATCTCCTGACTTTCTTTATCCAGTTCATCCATGTTGTTTTATTCTGCTTTGAGGGAGGATGGGTGAGTCAGTGGAATGCCCTCCCCTACAGTGTGGGAGGAtctgcgcacgcacacacacacacacacacacacacacttccagggtTGGAATAGACAGCGGAGCAGAGAGGAATGACCAATGCCTTATAGTCAAGCATACTAGCTAGGAGACGaggacaaaacaaacaaacacatataaCAAGATATATACAAGGAAAAATGTAATTCCGCCTGTCTGATGGCATCGCCGGCAGACATTGCGATGCTGTCAAGGCTGCCTCCTCCCTTCTTTGTTGACtgatttatattatttatatcaTGTCTTTATTACATTGAGCTGCATACATTAGTTAACATACAAACCCAAGAGTGGGGAGTGGGAGTCATGAGTAAGGTACACATGTGGGCCCTCATTTGAGTTGAACTGTCAGATGCTTAATTGACTTAACATGCTCCATGGTGCCACATTGTTGATTAACACAAGTGAATTGATGATATATGTATGTAGACCGTATAGCTGTGTTGACATTGGACCTGTGAGTACAGTATTCCAGGGACTTTACGGTTTGTTAATCGTACCTGTGTGACCTAATGTCTTCTGAATGATATCTACGCTGCTTTCTCTGAACTGCTGCTATTCCCACTAACACTTGACATTGTTTTGAAAGGATGTCGGTGTGCAATTCAAAAGACGCACTGATATGGCTTTTTGGCAAACAGGTGGTTACTGACCCCTCGTAGCTAGATAACATGTGTTCACTATACAACATATTTTATATGttttgctgcccctatcatcaccaaggCATATTTTATATGTTTTTCATATCACCATGGTGGTAGCACTTGAGGACAAGAGCTCaggtaacccacacacacacaaccccctccccaacacacacccatAGCCAAGACAAGTGTGTGAACAACGGCAGATGGAAAGTACTGTTCAACCCCAGGAGACgtaagaggaaagagagagagagaggctctgtttTTTCCCTACTTCACCCAGACAAGAAATGCCCAGGTCTCATCAGCCTGAGTAAATAAAAGCGAGGCGAGCAGGCCTATACttccccgtccgtccgtctctgggGCCTGTGCACGCCAGAGCTTTCTGCGCCGCTGCCAAAGGGTATTCTGAGGCCTGAAAAAGTACACCCTGGAGCTGAAGGGCTGTCTTTGTTGGCCTGCCAAGGCCTTCCTGAGCATCCTCCAGCCAACAGCCTGTCACATCCTGGGAGGAAGACCTCCATCTTAGGTCCCTCtcccttgctcctctctctctctctctctctctctgggctctggagtctttaatctctctctctttatggtctctctctgggttctttcccctctctctctctctctctctctctctctctctctctcaaaatgctCTCCTGCCAGACCAG
This DNA window, taken from Oncorhynchus tshawytscha isolate Ot180627B linkage group LG10, Otsh_v2.0, whole genome shotgun sequence, encodes the following:
- the LOC112260559 gene encoding zinc finger protein 521 isoform X6, which translates into the protein MSRRKQAKPRSLKVEDNVIEEQHSPGQTAIPSDPECALESGLEDGEAETGSRRLRKRLLSPEEGEEEEDEEAALHSCDSCQQVFESLSDLTEHKINQCQLTDGVDLDDDPSCSWPASSPSSKDQTSPGHCEDYDFGEDEGGPGLPYPCQFCDKSFSRLSFLKRHEQSHGDKLPFSCTFCSRLFKHKRSRDRHVKLHTGDKKYHCGECDSAFSRSDHLKIHMKTHASNKPHKCPVCRRGFLSSSSLHGHMQVHERGKDSSSRGTGSGFSKEEWKLKETRKCSRCEEGFDVPEELQRHIAECHPECSPSEDGGLCGALQCIYCHEPFSDEGILLTHIDQAHSHDRKGHCCAVCSEHFLSVEDLYAHMDIHQLPESSNHSNSPSLLTVGYTSVSSTTPDSNLSVDSSTMVEAAPPVPKTRGRRKRAAQHTSHDVGGRSSKQPKISYSCIYCNKQVFNSLAVLQIHLRTMHLDKPEQAHTCQFCLELLPSLFNLSEHLKQVHNAEDHAALVASLPDALLQCNFCTEVLSNLNALQEHIRCSHSFPSPVAKESNAFFCPQCFMGFLTEATLEEHVRQTHCEAGSLRFDSPLAVTPKEPVMEVYSCSYCTNSPIFNSVLKLNKHIKENHKNIPLALNYINNGKKSLRTLSPSSPISIDQSFLHGSSSRGNRGISEFICNQCGAKYTSLDLFQTHLKTHLDGIQPQLTCPQCSKDFPNQESLLKHVTVHFTITSTYYICESCDKQFTSVDDLQKHLLEMHTFVFFRCTLCQEVFDSKVSTQLHLAVKHSNEKKVYRCTSCNWDFRHEADLQLHVKHSHLENQGRAHRCIFCGESFGTEVELQCHITTHSKKYNCRFCSKAFQAIVLLEKHLREKHCVFEGKAQNCGANGSTTGGVDHHPATKDDAELQGLLTNSHGVGVAGSGGVLESPNNHDGSEEEVDTADPLFGCDICGASYTMDSLLTNHQLRDHNIRPGESAMAKRKSDMIKGTHKCNVCQRTFFSEAGLREHMQTHLGPVKHYMCPICGERFPSLLTLTEHKVTHSKSLDTGSCRICKMPLQSEEDFMEHCQMHPDLRNSLTGFRCVVCMQTVTSTLELKIHGTFHMQKTGTMSTNHPIGRTTNLASHNHHHHQQHHQVNQKLFKCASCLKEFRSKSDLVKLDINGLPYGLCAACVSAAGSKSSSPKVMNGGRQQQGGGGATTPAMPAAAWTAHMESLSPGEGKGKLAHSSSSSSSSISSSAAKTRCTSCNVKFESEAELQNHAQTVHREQGVDCNSGQLRTPQISPMPRASPSQTEEKTYQCIKCQMVFYSEWDIQVHVANHMLEEGLNHECKLCSQSFDSPAKLQCHLIEHSFEGMGGTFKCPVCFTVFVQASKLQQHIFSAHGQEDKIYDCSPCPQKFFFQTELQSMCLCFFLQGWI
- the LOC112260559 gene encoding zinc finger protein 521 isoform X4, translated to MSRRKQAKPRSLKVEDNVIEEQHSPGQTAIPSDPECALESGLEDGEAETGSRRLRKRLLSPEEGEEEEDEEAALHSCDSCQQVFESLSDLTEHKINQCQLTDGVDLDDDPSCSWPASSPSSKDQTSPGHCEDYDFGEDEGGPGLPYPCQFCDKSFSRLSFLKRHEQSHGDKLPFSCTFCSRLFKHKRSRDRHVKLHTGDKKYHCGECDSAFSRSDHLKIHMKTHASNKPHKCPVCRRGFLSSSSLHGHMQVHERGKDSSSRGTGSGFSKEEWKLKETRKCSRCEEGFDVPEELQRHIAECHPECSPSEDGGLCGALQCIYCHEPFSDEGILLTHIDQAHSHDRKGHCCAVCSEHFLSVEDLYAHMDIHQLPESSNHSNSPSLLTVGYTSVSSTTPDSNLSVDSSTMVEAAPPVPKTRGRRKRAAQHTSHDVGGRSSKQPKISYSCIYCNKQVFNSLAVLQIHLRTMHLDKPEQAHTCQFCLELLPSLFNLSEHLKQVHNAEDHAALVASLPDALLQCNFCTEVLSNLNALQEHIRCSHSFPSPVAKESNAFFCPQCFMGFLTEATLEEHVRQTHCEAGSLRFDSPLAVTPKEPVMEVYSCSYCTNSPIFNSVLKLNKHIKENHKNIPLALNYINNGKKSLRTLSPSSPISIDQSFLHGSSSRGNRGISEFICNQCGAKYTSLDLFQTHLKTHLDGIQPQLTCPQCSKDFPNQESLLKHVTVHFTITSTYYICESCDKQFTSVDDLQKHLLEMHTFVFFRCTLCQEVFDSKVSTQLHLAVKHSNEKKVYRCTSCNWDFRHEADLQLHVKHSHLENQGRAHRCIFCGESFGTEVELQCHITTHSKKYNCRFCSKAFQAIVLLEKHLREKHCVFEGKAQNCGANGSTTGGVDHHPATKDDAELQGLLTNSHGVGVAGSGGVLESPNNHDGSEEEVDTADPLFGCDICGASYTMDSLLTNHQLRDHNIRPGESAMAKRKSDMIKGTHKCNVCQRTFFSEAGLREHMQTHLGPVKHYMCPICGERFPSLLTLTEHKVTHSKSLDTGSCRICKMPLQSEEDFMEHCQMHPDLRNSLTGFRCVVCMQTVTSTLELKIHGTFHMQKTGTMSTNHPIGRTTNLASHNHHHHQQHHQVNQKLFKCASCLKEFRSKSDLVKLDINGLPYGLCAACVSAAGSKSSSPKVMNGGRQQQGGGGATTPAMPAAAWTAHMESLSPGEGKGKLAHSSSSSSSSISSSAAKTRCTSCNVKFESEAELQNHAQTVHREQGVDCNSGQLRTPQISPMPRASPSQTEEKKTYQCIKCQMVFYSEWDIQVHVANHMLEEGLNHECKLCSQSFDSPAKLQCHLIEHSFEGMGGTFKCPVCFTVFVQASKLQQHIFSAHGQEDKIYDCSPCPQKFFFQTELQSMCLCFFLQGWI